A single region of the Anoplolepis gracilipes chromosome 1, ASM4749672v1, whole genome shotgun sequence genome encodes:
- the LOC140671780 gene encoding uncharacterized protein isoform X2 — protein sequence MLKNSFKSAMASTELSMSTSSPSPGPGSPLGFETPRPRKKLSFKEPEIFNYLKMRKPSVRPKLLHAQNSVDLSFDENPFEEENEDLDELESQAMRVVRTVGQAFEVCHKLSINNTTEDRDPRGDKDGESHGENYHGDVYEDQDEIPNEQSQPSPPPVHKDISLLGDTEDSVPEQTSVTCLLRSHDGPATTTSTSPIRQSPSGTVTSECGGLLVGGELTALKHEIQLLRERLEQQSQQTRAAVAHARLLQDQLAAETAARVEAQARTHQLLVQNKELLEHISALVSHLREQERVSGGHVTSQSQIPSTPASMQQNAAAPDLSSLGQCSQRTGGQGSPWELDPPTFPYCSYLPDTLYSGGLNAMGIQGNNVNADQLQFQTQLLERLHNLSPFQPQRSPYNTPSPYAMGPSLLLPPCSGPTNSAQLSPNSTSLRVSQPNSFSSSPIMTHKLDNYGTDNSEAHQHFIKPLPCTNERNITHSIADVKGKHQERSNPPDSIDIPPIILDPPPQGRRVDSTAKKASPKQSSMAQSMQDNKNNAPKSLATILRSSGPPPSRTTSARLPSRNDLMSEVQRTTWARHTTK from the exons ATGCTGAAAAATTCGTTCAAGTCGGCGATGGCTTCGACCGAGTTGTCAATGTCAACGAGCAGCCCTAGCCCTGGCCCTGGCAGCCCTCTGGGCTTCGAGACGCCTAGGCCGCGCAAGAAGCTCTCCTTTAAAGAACCGGAGATCttcaactacttgaaaatgcGCAAGCCTTCGGTGCGACCCAAGCTATTACACGCGCAAAACAGCGTCGATCTTAGCTTTGACGAGAATCCTTTCGAGGAGGAGAACGAGGATCTCGATGAGCTTGAG AGTCAAGCGATGAGGGTGGTCAGAACGGTCGGGCAGGCTTTCGAAGTGTGCCATAAactaagtataaataatactacgGAGGATCGCGATCCTCGAGGGGACAAGGACGGGGAGAGCCACGGTGAGAATTATCACGGTGATGTTTACGAGGACCAAGACGAAATTCCCAACGAGCAATCCCAGCCCTCTCCGCCACCGGTGCATAAAG acatATCATTATTGGGGGATACTGAAGATTCGGTTCCCGAACAAACGTCCGTTACCTGTCTACTTCGATCGCACGATGGACCGGCGACAACGACCTCTACCTCACCGATCAGACAGTCGCCATCG ggCACGGTAACTTCCGAGTGCGGAGGTTTATTGGTGGGTGGCGAATTAACAGCCCTAAAGCACGAAATACAGCTTCTACGTGAACGTTTGGAGCAACAGAGTCAACAAACCAGAGCTGCCGTTGCCCATGCGCGACTTCTTCAAGATCAACTTGCGGCAGAAACGGCAGCGCGCGTGGAAGCTCAG GCGAGGACACATCAACTCCTAGTGCAAAATAAGGAATTGCTAGAACATATAAGCGCGCTGGTGAGCCACCTGAGGGAACAGGAGCGTGTTTCCGGTGGTCACGTCACCTCGCAGTCGCAAATACCGAGTACGCCCGCGTCCATGCAACAGAATGCGGCGGCTCCCGATCTGTCGAGCCTCGGCCAG TGTAGCCAACGGACCGGAGGTCAGGGCTCACCATGGGAGCTGGATCCACCGACTTTTCCTTACTGCTCGTATCTGCCGGATACGCTTTATTCCGGCGGTCTCAACGCCATGGGTATCCAGGGTAACAACGTCAACGCGGATCAATTGCAGTTCCAAACGCAACTGTTGGAGAGGCTGCACAACCTAAGTCCATTTCAGCCACAAAGATCGCCCTACAATACGCCGTCACCGTATGCGATGGGTCCAAGTCTGCTTTTACCTCCGTGCAGTGGACCAACG AATTCAGCTCAATTGTCCCCAAATTCAACGTCCTTGCGAGTCTCTCAACCGAACAGCTTCTCATCGTCGCCAATCATGACTCACAAGCTTGACAACTATGGAACGGATAATTCGGAAGCGCATCAACATTTCATAAAACCGTTGCCGTGTACCAACGAGAGGAATATAACTCATTCGATAGCCGATGTTAAAGGCAAACACCAGGAACGCTCGAATCCGCCGGATTCCATCGATATACCTCCGATAATCCTGGATCCTCCGCCGCAGGGCAGACGCGTAGACAGTACGGCTAAAAAAGCGAGTCCGAAGCAAAGTTCGATGGCTCAGAGTATGCAAGATAACAAGAATAATGCGCCGAAAAGTTTGGCGACCATCCTGCGAAGTTCGGGTCCACCGCCTTCTCGCACAACGAGCGCTCGATTACCTTCACGCAATGATCTGATGAGCGAGGTGCAGCGGACAACCTGGGCTCGTCACACGACCAAGTGA
- the LOC140671761 gene encoding transmembrane channel-like protein isoform X2 yields the protein MEESGNQEQIFENLNLHKEVLGGVKQQPWPLRRKIRLVRQAKAYVRRHEGALQERLAQNRNTKDVIARVSLFVTKKWQYFRRELINLQTWLVPWEVRIKEIESHFGSAVASYFTFLRWLFWINLVIAATLTAFVAIPEMLTANVTLAGQRKIMLDEEKAKSKHLLTLWEFEGALKYSPFFYGWYTNQDSNSNYRLPMAYFITNLVVYTYSFVAILRKMAENSRLSKLTEKEDEYVFSWKLFTGWDFMIGNPETAHNRTASIVLGFKEVLLEEAEKQKDKRNWKIISMRIFVNITVLSLLALSAYAVIEVVGRSMTEIDSHTWWRQNEITIVMSLITSLFPIFFEILGFLESYHPRKQLRMQLARIMVLNLLNLYSLIFALFRKISSMTHDLSDFKPTDTNCVYKLVPCGDELTRTQQIATLALGLVLINNVTHSHVKREITEPTLPSVRQETFFLNPLLDSDTLYEDFNNTSDYSNVEYDNDYLYETLNSSDESYYEKQDNRQIDEGGTYSYDASSTVIANFLTDPTVTEDVYINSTSQDETVTSTNIELNRIKDSSTKTADFTETTMITSSCSDDEVSPTGKFASSTVEVTSGTVTTINSENSLSTLRSNIHTDPLLKENYTVKCFEKICTTTSSKNLAKSLELNLKTLRKLRRLCWETMFGQELAKLTVMDLILTILTTLSMDFFRAVFVRYMNNCWCWDLEKQFPQYGDFKIAENILHLVYNQGMVWMGMFFSPGLTALNLLKLGILMYLRSWAVLTCNVPHEVVFRASRSNNFYFALLLTMLFLCVLPVGYAIVWVEPSWHCGPFSGYPKIYNLATQTLINSLPQVIQRCLDYVASPGIIIPLLVLMTLIIYYMASLAGSLREANNDLKMQLRHERTEERRKLFKIAEKRQNVADAPLSRWKKILPALPQATKLPQNSEITRRDDVQIAIGNSSDAMEGKGLTNINTEEDSSPQKQISSSCNNEKQTSGENDMELNGTSSDKRPINFVGHSWDSQSSEQSVIPEIQLNDEEMDHVELNNVFEDRETS from the exons ATGGAGGAGAGCGGTAACCAGGAGCAGATCTTTGAAAATCTCAATCTGCACAAGGAGGTCTTGGGCGGGGTGAAGCAACAGCCTTGGCCCCTTCGGCGTAAAATTAGGCTCGTTCGACAGGCTAAGGCCTATGTTAGGCGACACGAGGGTGCCCTGCAGGAGAGACTCGCTCAAAATCGCAACACTAAAGATGTCATAGCGCGTGTTTCGCTCTTCGTGACCAAG AAATGGCAGTATTTCCGACGTGAGCTAATCAATCTACAAACGTGGCTCGTGCCTTGGGAAGTCCGTATCAAGGAGATAGAGTCCCATTTTGGATCGGCCGTTGCATCCTATTTTACTTTTCTCCGTTGGCTCTTCTGGATCAACCTTGTCATCGCGGCGACTCTTACGGCGTTCGTCGCGATACCTGAA ATGTTGACCGCGAATGTGACGCTCGCCGGCCAGAGGAAGATCATGCTTGATGAGGAGAAAGCCAAGTCGAAGCATCTGTTAACCCTGTGGGAATTTGAGGGCGCGCTAAAATACTCTCCGTTCTTTTACGGATGGTACACCAATCAAGACTCCAACAGCAATTACCGACTACCTATGGCGTACTTCATCACCAATCTGGTCGTGTACACGTACAGCTTTGTCGCGATTCTCCGCAA AATGGCAGAAAATTCGCGTTTGAGCAAACTGACCGAGAAAGAGGACGAGTACGTCTTTTCGTGGAAACTCTTTACGGGATGGGACTTTATGATCGGTAATCCGGAGACCGCGCACAATCGTACGGCCAGCATCGTTCTAGGCTTCAAGGAGGTCCTGCTCGAGGAAGCGGAGAAGCAAAAGGATAAGAGAAA CTGGAAAATCATATCGATGAGGATATTCGTGAACATCACGGTGTTATCTTTACTCGCGTTATCGGCCTACGCCGTGATCGAGGTGGTTGGACGAAGCATGACGGAGATCGATTCGCATACCTGGTGGCGACAAAACGAGATCACGATCGTCATGTCGTTGATCACGAGCCTCTTCCCGATATTCTTCGAGATCCTCGGCTTCCTCGAGAGTTATCATCCCAGGAAGCAGCTTCGCATGCAACTGGCGCG GATAATGGTCTTGAATTTGCTAAATCTCTACTCGCTGATATTCGCATTGTTTCGTAAAATAAGCTCCATG ACACACGATCTTTCCGACTTCAAGCCGACAGACACGAATTGCGTGTATAAATTGGTGCCATGCGGTGACGAGCTGACGCGCACGCAACAGATCGCGACATTGGCTTTGGGTcttgttttaataaacaacgtcACCCATTCCCACGTTAAGAGGGAAATTACAGAGCCAA CATTACCATCCGTCAGACAGGAAACGTTCTTTCTCAATCCCTTGCTGGACAGCGACACGTTATACGAGGATTTCAACAATACGTCCGATTATTCGAACGTTGAGTACGACAATGATTACCTGTACGAAACTTTGAATAGCAGCGACGAATCCTATTATGAGAAACAAGATAACCGACAAATAGACGAAGGTGGAACGTATAGCTACGACGCAAGTTCTACtgtaattgcaaattttctcACTGATCCGACAGTCACCGAAGATGTCTATATAAATTCTACTTCCCAGGATGAAACCGTGACGTCGACAAACATCGAATTGAACAGAATAAAAG ATTCATCAACGAAGACTGCCGATTTTACTGAAACAACAATGATTACTTCGTCGTGTTCAGATGACGAAGTGTCGCCTACTGGAAAATTTGCATCTTCAACAGTAGAAGTTACATCTGGAACAGTTACAACGATTAACTCGGAAAATAGCCTTTCTACTTTGCGATCAAACATACATACGGATCcacttttgaaagaaaattatacggTGAAATGCTTCGAAAAAATCTGTACCACTACATCGTCGAAGAATTTAG CCAAGtctttagaattaaatttaaagactCTTAGAAAGTTGCGTCGATTGTGCTGGGAAACCATGTTTGGCCAGGAACTCGCCAAGCTCACCGTCATGGACTTG ATACTCACCATATTAACTACCCTCAGCATGGATTTCTTCCGCGCCGTTTTCGTGCGTTACATGAACAACTGCTGGTGCTGGGACCTGGAGAAACAATTTCCGCAATACGGTGACTTCAAGATCGCCGAGAACATACTTCACCTGGTGTACAATCAAGGGATGGTTTGGATGGGCATGTTCTTCAGTCCCGGTCTGACGGCGCTAAACCTTCTCAAACTCGGTATCCTGATGTACCTACGTTCCTGGGCGGTTCTCACGTGTAACGTGCCACACGAGGTGGTTTTCCGAGCCTCCAG ATCCAACAATTTCTACTTTGCGCTTCTACTGACCATGCTGTTCCTGTGCGTGTTGCCGGTCGGTTACGCGATAGTCTGGGTCGAACCCTCGTGGCATTGCGGTCCATTCTCCGGTTATCCAAAGATCTATAACTTGGCGACGCAGACTTTGATAAATTCGCTTCCGCAAGTGATTCAACG GTGTCTCGATTACGTCGCGTCGCCTGGTATAATAATACCACTGCTCGTCCTGATgacgttaattatttattacatggcGTCTCTCGCTGGATCCTTGCGAGAAGCAAATAACGACCTAAAG ATGCAACTGAGACACGAGCGTACAGAAGAGCGTCGTAAATTGTTCAAGATAGCTGAAAAAAGGCAGAATGTGGCCGACGCTCCGCTATCGAGGTGGAAAAAGATTCTGCCGGCGTTGCCGCAGGCAACGAAATTGCCTCAAAATTCGGAGATAACACGAAGGGACGACGTGCAAATCGCTATCGGGAACTCGAGCGACGCGATGGAAGGCAAAGGATTGACGAACATCAATACCGAGGAGGATTCGTCGCCTCAGAAACAGATCTCATCCAGTTGTAACAACGAAAAACAAACTTCAGGGGAGAATGATATGGAGTTAAATGGGACATCTTCCGACAAAAG GCCGATAAACTTTGTTGGACACTCTTGGGACTCGCAATCGAGCGAACAGAGCGTTATACCGGAAATCCAATTAAACGACGAGGAAATGGATCACGTGGAGTTGAATAACGTGTTCGAGGATCGAGAGACAAGCtag
- the LOC140671761 gene encoding transmembrane channel-like protein isoform X1 yields MDQKPISPGILRVDKTSRSSEFGAVSSSAVQVGPSSPSQSHSLTSRQSVTFGTVECQSDENSAEANSRSSRDDMQRISVAAIAMRANPTSEAPQNQVLPTEKSTVEVDDGNDSEEDYSASVSAIIHRRNSLRRQSRRKRRPSSPFGVDNVARRRSSAYTTSSGDTVISMEESGNQEQIFENLNLHKEVLGGVKQQPWPLRRKIRLVRQAKAYVRRHEGALQERLAQNRNTKDVIARVSLFVTKKWQYFRRELINLQTWLVPWEVRIKEIESHFGSAVASYFTFLRWLFWINLVIAATLTAFVAIPEMLTANVTLAGQRKIMLDEEKAKSKHLLTLWEFEGALKYSPFFYGWYTNQDSNSNYRLPMAYFITNLVVYTYSFVAILRKMAENSRLSKLTEKEDEYVFSWKLFTGWDFMIGNPETAHNRTASIVLGFKEVLLEEAEKQKDKRNWKIISMRIFVNITVLSLLALSAYAVIEVVGRSMTEIDSHTWWRQNEITIVMSLITSLFPIFFEILGFLESYHPRKQLRMQLARIMVLNLLNLYSLIFALFRKISSMTHDLSDFKPTDTNCVYKLVPCGDELTRTQQIATLALGLVLINNVTHSHVKREITEPTLPSVRQETFFLNPLLDSDTLYEDFNNTSDYSNVEYDNDYLYETLNSSDESYYEKQDNRQIDEGGTYSYDASSTVIANFLTDPTVTEDVYINSTSQDETVTSTNIELNRIKDSSTKTADFTETTMITSSCSDDEVSPTGKFASSTVEVTSGTVTTINSENSLSTLRSNIHTDPLLKENYTVKCFEKICTTTSSKNLAKSLELNLKTLRKLRRLCWETMFGQELAKLTVMDLILTILTTLSMDFFRAVFVRYMNNCWCWDLEKQFPQYGDFKIAENILHLVYNQGMVWMGMFFSPGLTALNLLKLGILMYLRSWAVLTCNVPHEVVFRASRSNNFYFALLLTMLFLCVLPVGYAIVWVEPSWHCGPFSGYPKIYNLATQTLINSLPQVIQRCLDYVASPGIIIPLLVLMTLIIYYMASLAGSLREANNDLKMQLRHERTEERRKLFKIAEKRQNVADAPLSRWKKILPALPQATKLPQNSEITRRDDVQIAIGNSSDAMEGKGLTNINTEEDSSPQKQISSSCNNEKQTSGENDMELNGTSSDKRPINFVGHSWDSQSSEQSVIPEIQLNDEEMDHVELNNVFEDRETS; encoded by the exons ATGGATCAAAAACCGATAAGTCCTGGTATTCTGAGGGTAGACAAAACGTCGCGCTCCTCCGAGTTTGGAGCAGTCTCTTCGTCGGCTGTACAG GTGGGTCCGTCATCCCCGTCGCAATCGCACTCGTTGACCAGTCGACAGTCGGTTACGTTTGGTACCGTCGAGTGCCAGAGCGACGAAAATTCCGCGGAGGCAAATTCGCGGAGTTCCCGCGACGACATGCAGCGCATCTCCGTCGCCG CGATAGCCATGCGAGCGAATCCTACGAGTGAGGCCCCGCAGAATCAGGTACTACCAACGGAGAAGTCGACCGTGGAAGTTGACGATGGAAACGATAGCGAGGAAGATTACTCGGCCTCGGTGTCCGCGATCATACATCGACGGAATTCGTTGCGACGGCAGAGCCGAAGGAAGAGACGTCCGTCCTCTCCCTTTGGCGTCGACAACGTCGCGCGTCGTCGATCCTCGGCTTACACCACGAGCTCGGGAGA CACGGTAATCTCGATGGAGGAGAGCGGTAACCAGGAGCAGATCTTTGAAAATCTCAATCTGCACAAGGAGGTCTTGGGCGGGGTGAAGCAACAGCCTTGGCCCCTTCGGCGTAAAATTAGGCTCGTTCGACAGGCTAAGGCCTATGTTAGGCGACACGAGGGTGCCCTGCAGGAGAGACTCGCTCAAAATCGCAACACTAAAGATGTCATAGCGCGTGTTTCGCTCTTCGTGACCAAG AAATGGCAGTATTTCCGACGTGAGCTAATCAATCTACAAACGTGGCTCGTGCCTTGGGAAGTCCGTATCAAGGAGATAGAGTCCCATTTTGGATCGGCCGTTGCATCCTATTTTACTTTTCTCCGTTGGCTCTTCTGGATCAACCTTGTCATCGCGGCGACTCTTACGGCGTTCGTCGCGATACCTGAA ATGTTGACCGCGAATGTGACGCTCGCCGGCCAGAGGAAGATCATGCTTGATGAGGAGAAAGCCAAGTCGAAGCATCTGTTAACCCTGTGGGAATTTGAGGGCGCGCTAAAATACTCTCCGTTCTTTTACGGATGGTACACCAATCAAGACTCCAACAGCAATTACCGACTACCTATGGCGTACTTCATCACCAATCTGGTCGTGTACACGTACAGCTTTGTCGCGATTCTCCGCAA AATGGCAGAAAATTCGCGTTTGAGCAAACTGACCGAGAAAGAGGACGAGTACGTCTTTTCGTGGAAACTCTTTACGGGATGGGACTTTATGATCGGTAATCCGGAGACCGCGCACAATCGTACGGCCAGCATCGTTCTAGGCTTCAAGGAGGTCCTGCTCGAGGAAGCGGAGAAGCAAAAGGATAAGAGAAA CTGGAAAATCATATCGATGAGGATATTCGTGAACATCACGGTGTTATCTTTACTCGCGTTATCGGCCTACGCCGTGATCGAGGTGGTTGGACGAAGCATGACGGAGATCGATTCGCATACCTGGTGGCGACAAAACGAGATCACGATCGTCATGTCGTTGATCACGAGCCTCTTCCCGATATTCTTCGAGATCCTCGGCTTCCTCGAGAGTTATCATCCCAGGAAGCAGCTTCGCATGCAACTGGCGCG GATAATGGTCTTGAATTTGCTAAATCTCTACTCGCTGATATTCGCATTGTTTCGTAAAATAAGCTCCATG ACACACGATCTTTCCGACTTCAAGCCGACAGACACGAATTGCGTGTATAAATTGGTGCCATGCGGTGACGAGCTGACGCGCACGCAACAGATCGCGACATTGGCTTTGGGTcttgttttaataaacaacgtcACCCATTCCCACGTTAAGAGGGAAATTACAGAGCCAA CATTACCATCCGTCAGACAGGAAACGTTCTTTCTCAATCCCTTGCTGGACAGCGACACGTTATACGAGGATTTCAACAATACGTCCGATTATTCGAACGTTGAGTACGACAATGATTACCTGTACGAAACTTTGAATAGCAGCGACGAATCCTATTATGAGAAACAAGATAACCGACAAATAGACGAAGGTGGAACGTATAGCTACGACGCAAGTTCTACtgtaattgcaaattttctcACTGATCCGACAGTCACCGAAGATGTCTATATAAATTCTACTTCCCAGGATGAAACCGTGACGTCGACAAACATCGAATTGAACAGAATAAAAG ATTCATCAACGAAGACTGCCGATTTTACTGAAACAACAATGATTACTTCGTCGTGTTCAGATGACGAAGTGTCGCCTACTGGAAAATTTGCATCTTCAACAGTAGAAGTTACATCTGGAACAGTTACAACGATTAACTCGGAAAATAGCCTTTCTACTTTGCGATCAAACATACATACGGATCcacttttgaaagaaaattatacggTGAAATGCTTCGAAAAAATCTGTACCACTACATCGTCGAAGAATTTAG CCAAGtctttagaattaaatttaaagactCTTAGAAAGTTGCGTCGATTGTGCTGGGAAACCATGTTTGGCCAGGAACTCGCCAAGCTCACCGTCATGGACTTG ATACTCACCATATTAACTACCCTCAGCATGGATTTCTTCCGCGCCGTTTTCGTGCGTTACATGAACAACTGCTGGTGCTGGGACCTGGAGAAACAATTTCCGCAATACGGTGACTTCAAGATCGCCGAGAACATACTTCACCTGGTGTACAATCAAGGGATGGTTTGGATGGGCATGTTCTTCAGTCCCGGTCTGACGGCGCTAAACCTTCTCAAACTCGGTATCCTGATGTACCTACGTTCCTGGGCGGTTCTCACGTGTAACGTGCCACACGAGGTGGTTTTCCGAGCCTCCAG ATCCAACAATTTCTACTTTGCGCTTCTACTGACCATGCTGTTCCTGTGCGTGTTGCCGGTCGGTTACGCGATAGTCTGGGTCGAACCCTCGTGGCATTGCGGTCCATTCTCCGGTTATCCAAAGATCTATAACTTGGCGACGCAGACTTTGATAAATTCGCTTCCGCAAGTGATTCAACG GTGTCTCGATTACGTCGCGTCGCCTGGTATAATAATACCACTGCTCGTCCTGATgacgttaattatttattacatggcGTCTCTCGCTGGATCCTTGCGAGAAGCAAATAACGACCTAAAG ATGCAACTGAGACACGAGCGTACAGAAGAGCGTCGTAAATTGTTCAAGATAGCTGAAAAAAGGCAGAATGTGGCCGACGCTCCGCTATCGAGGTGGAAAAAGATTCTGCCGGCGTTGCCGCAGGCAACGAAATTGCCTCAAAATTCGGAGATAACACGAAGGGACGACGTGCAAATCGCTATCGGGAACTCGAGCGACGCGATGGAAGGCAAAGGATTGACGAACATCAATACCGAGGAGGATTCGTCGCCTCAGAAACAGATCTCATCCAGTTGTAACAACGAAAAACAAACTTCAGGGGAGAATGATATGGAGTTAAATGGGACATCTTCCGACAAAAG GCCGATAAACTTTGTTGGACACTCTTGGGACTCGCAATCGAGCGAACAGAGCGTTATACCGGAAATCCAATTAAACGACGAGGAAATGGATCACGTGGAGTTGAATAACGTGTTCGAGGATCGAGAGACAAGCtag